CGTCATGTCATTTTTGAATTTTATCACACGACGATCCGGTTTTCTCTTATGCTTGCAGAGAAAGATATAGCAAGGATATAAATGCTTGCAAAAAATGCTTCAAGTCAAGGATGGCCCTTTTTTTCTTTGGCGGTTCCTTGTGGAACATATTGCAAAAGCCCGTACGGGAGAAAAGAGAAAACCTAGCACGATTTTTGCAACTTTGCGTGAACTACATAAGGGCATGGCCAAATGCATGGCCCCAGGGTGATGCCCCCatatgccatgtaggatcggatgtCATGAAAAGATAGGTTTGGATGGAGAAGCGGGATCCTGCAGAAGGCGGGTGcttggggagaaaaaataggatCCCATGTAAAAAGCTGAAAAGGTTTGAGTGGAGAGCGGAGATGCATGCGTGCTAAATTCTTTATTTTCTAGTATTTCTTAATGAGGCTCACCGATGGTACCTTgcattggggagaaaaaatcaataGCCTCAAACTGCTTTTTTTTTTCATGGAGCATCTGTATTCATATGCCATCATAGTTCACATGGAAGGGGCGTCAACGACATCACCTGTTGCTGATgcaactactccctctataaagtaGTGACCTAAACGATTTTATATTAGTTTATATAGGTAGTACATAATTTGACATTAACATGCATAGGAGTCACtttataatactccctctgtttcaaaataaATGGCTCAGCTTCATACCAACTTTGTATTAAAATTAGTATAAAGTTaagtcacttattttgagacggggaGAGTAGTATAACAATGGCTCAGGCCGGCTTATAGCACAGTCAAGAAAATAGCATTACCATAGGAGTACACAGCTGAGAAAAGAAGCACCGAAAATACAAAGGCGCTCGCTGACGGCGATGACGGAGTACACCAGAGGAATCGTTAGAACGCGTGCGTATACGACTCGACTGTTGGATTCCACCCGCGCGCTAGAGCTACAGGTCGCCGCTGGCAGTGCCATGCCGAGCAGGGAAGGGTAGCTCTCACGCCGCCTCACCACCCAATTTGGGAGGCGCACACATACCCACTACCCATCCCGGTCGCATGGAAATACTCTGGAAAATGCAGAGGCCCGGCTCCGTCTCCTGTCCGCCGAGTTGAgccatcactatcatcatcatcatccaagaTAAAATAAAGCATGAAAAGGCTAAACCGGCTACATGTAGGCGCCAACAAGTGATGTGCTGCTACATAAAATCTTGTCTGTGTATACATGGAAGCCTAGTGCCAAGAGATGCTTTTGCCTCggtttcaaaagaaaaaaaaaagagtaaAAAAGTGCGAAGAGATGCTCGGCTCACCTTCAAAAAGTCTGTGTTATTTGTACTACCATGACGTGATGAacacatcaaaaaatatctcaaAAAAGCTAGAATGCCCACTGCATTTTCGTGGTTATTTTAAAGATGAGTGGAAAGTTCGGATGCGAAAGAGCATGTTTACACAGCAAGTCGTGCTAGTAAGAGAAGAAGAAAAGTGAGGTGAGAAGAAAAGCTCATCAAGAAGTATCAAGCTTCTAGAGAAAATCAAAAGACTGCAATTTTGCAAGCAAAATACTCGAGCCGTTAGAAAACGCCAGCATTCTAGACGTCCAAACTTTGGAGGCGACGACGATGCTACAGCCTACAGACACTTGCAAACTCAAGCCACAGATAAAGATGAAGACACGAAAAACCGATAAAACATTCGCGATCCAATGGCTAACCGACGTGCTGGGGTTTCTCTGAAAACCCCAAACCACGTCGCGCCAGTCGCCTCCTTCGGGAAGCTCCAGCAGAAACAACCGTCGCGAGAGCGAAGGCGGACGCGTACGACAGGCGAGCACTTCTCACCGTCGACATCCCGCCTTCTTCTCCAGCGCTCACATTACACGGCAAAATCGGCAAGTCCAGCGAACCTGAGCAACTTGGTCTCTTGCGGTTCCTGTCCCAAATTGACAGCTCTGGACTCTGGTGGCTGTATCAGGCCCCGGCTACAAGATGCCACTCCTCACTCCTCAGCATCACTAGTGGCAATCCCAGGATATCAGACATATTGTATCTACCTACTGCCCCTGGAGTTGCAAAGACAGTAACAGTTTATGCATACCATTTCCAACATATCCACCTGCAAAAAATGTGACGCGGGAGCACGGCGAATGCCATATCATTTCTAGCATATCCACCCGCAAAAAATGTGACGCGGGAACACGGCGAATGCCATATCATTTCCAGCATATCCACCCGCAAAAAATGTGACGCGGGAACACGGCGAATGTGCCAAGGGAGGCAGGTGGGTATCAGACAAGTCTGTCCAGCTAGCCAATCTCCAGCTGACAACGGCCCATCACAGGTTGCTACTACAGGCTCAACGAACATAGCTGATCTACAATGGCCCACTGCCTACAATACACTGCTGGCAAAGGGGGGGATATATAGATGACGGAGATCAGCGAGCACTAGGGCGTTTTCGATCTTCATGGGATGGCGGAGGTCGGAACGGGAACCTTGCGAACTGAATCTTGAGGAATGGGCCGTCGGCCTTCCTCTCGTCGAAGCGGTATTCTGCAAAACAACAAATGTTGATGTTCAGTCTGTGCGGCCCAGAAACGCTTATTCTTATAAGTTGGTTCCAGCAAATACTACTTTGTTTTTTTTGCGTGTGTTGGTACATGAATAGCGAACATACAGAGACAACATTTGGTTTTGCATATTAAATGTGTAAGGCACATGTGTTTCCAATACTTGCAAAGCTCCTGTTGATACTTTATAAGTATGCTGTGATTATTCTTGTTCAAAAAAAAGATAATGTCCACACTAAAAgatatacttcctccgtttctaaatataattctttttagagatttcaataagaactacatacaaatgtatataaacatattttagagtgtagattcactcattttgctccgtatgtagtccgcattggaatctctaaaaagacttatatttaggaacggaggtagtatGAAGGAATATAAAGTGAAAGTATCAAAGCAACAAATGCACGCCACTGAAACAAGAACCTTGGAGAGCCTCCATAGCAGTCCCTGCACATTTTGCGTCACTGAACTCCACAAAGCACATAGCATAAGCCTTGTCACCACTCTGCAAGAGGAAAGTGGTAAAAAAGTGAGTTCGAAATTGGGTTAAAAAAGGACATTTCACCAGTAATAAGGGGGCTCAACTCTCTGCAAATGTAGAAAGCAGAAGTAGCTATTTGTTCATTACCCAAGAAAATGAGGTAACGCGTTGCAGTTGACACAAAATACCAAGATAAAGTTCAGGAATAAAAACTTGACGTAATTTGACATCCATAATTTCTGTTACTTTTAGAGCCTTAGGTACTCAAACGTACAAGTAATAACAATTAATTTCTGTCCTAATATCCCACGtactttttcaaataaatatgcttCATTGCAATTGCTTACATTTCACCGCATAAACATATATTTAGCAAAATGGGGTTCTCATACAAATTTGCACATGCACGGGTTTGTAAGTGAATGGGTGACTGGTTATGAACTACCCAACTGTTTGGAGTGTGGAAAAAATGATGCATTGGAAAAAGCACGGGACATACACGTCTGGGCTCCTTGTGCACAAGTCTGAGGTCCTTGAAGCCAACGAAAGGACGGAACAAATCTTCCAGAGGAAGTTAAGGTTGCAAATGGAACTAATGAGATACAAAAATATGATGCGGAGAATACTGATTACAAAGGATACGAGCTACTTCTCTCCTGGTGCAATCTGTTGGGAGACCATCAACAAAAAGAATGTTGGATTCATCTTCTGATGGCCGATCGACAATCAAAAGGGGTTTGGGGCGCTCAACTTCTGAAACACTGACACTTTTGCCAAGTGAAGAACTTCTCTGGACTAGAGCTGGGTCTTCCAAAGGGCTAGGTCCCCGCGGCCTAGCTCCAGCTGGCAGTGCACCCAATCCAACCAAAGCAGGATGGCTCACGCCTGCTGGAACATCCAAACCATAAGCAGGATGGCTCACGCCTGCGGGAACATCCAAACCATAAGCAGGATGGCTCACGCCTGCTGGAACATCCAAACCATAAGCAGGATGGCTCACGCCTGCTGGAACATCCAAACCATAAGCTCTTGACTGTAATGGTACCTGTGGATCAAAACAATTTGCTGTGTGATAAACCAAAAAGGTATTTACCTTGCTCTTACTAGTAACTATAAATTTGCGAAAGTGAAGTTGTCTTACATCAACTCTAGGTATATTTGGTACTCCTCGCAGAGCAGCCATTTTTGAAGCATAATAGGATGATTCCTCATGTGGAACATACCCAGGATAACCGCCCAGTGGAACTGCTTATAAAATAAAATTATCCCATGGCAACAAAATCCATGTTAGGCATTTATAATGCGGTATAAGTGTAATTTTCCACATcaaaagagaaagaaaaggaaataaataaagagATAAAACAGAAGGTACGTCTCATCAAAACAGGCATACATGCATGTATATGAATGCAAACTACATACAACTTCCTACATTCATCTTTCAGCATGTATAAATATGTCCATGGAGACTTGCTTATTCTTGCAAGTCTGACAACTCAGCAACTTCGACAATCTATCCAAACGAATGCAACTGAAGTAGCCACTAAGTTGATTGAACAATGGGTCCACTGTCCACAGTTGGCACGAGGGAGTGCTTCCAAAATTACAATTATATATACACCATAACTATATCTTGTGTTCCAACACTCAATAGACAATAGTATAATCATATAAAAAGGTAACAACTAACAATGGCAAACTGCCTTGACAACCATAGAGGTTCTTCCTACCTATAGATGTTCAATTCAAGAACGATTTCCATGACCACATAGTATCAGATACGACAtcacattccctcaaaaaaaaaagggtACAACATCACATTAACCCTCACAACATAAACCGCCTGATTCAGGGCAATCTTACACTCCACTATCTTTTAGCACACTTCATATTCCTCCAAACCTACTTACCAAAGCCAGTTCCAAATAGCAAAATGCTCACATGGATAGTGGGAAAGCTATCCTTTCCTTTCCCGCGATCACTTAAAACCAAACAAAGAACACACTATGACACGAATAAAGCAATTGGTACCGAAGGGACAGGATTTGTGGTAACCATGTTTACTGGAAAACACCAGAAGTTACCATGCGGAATTTTCAAACGAATTTCCAATTTTCCTGAAAATTTTATAGGAAAAATGTGACCACAGGTCTTACACATATGCAACCATGGTGCAGTGGTAGCTCGCTCTTGGTGTTGCCCCCTTGGAACACGAATTCGACGTGCCTATCCCACACCTCTAGTTTTTTTATCTTTAAATGATTAAATCTTGTTGCGCGCACAAGTGACAGTACATATTGAACATAGTTTGCTAAAAATGTACCGATGGAGGACTCGTACCGGTGACGTCTCGCTTGCGAGCGTGCGGAGCTACCACTACAGACCGTGCGAAGATTAGCATCAAATTGAGATACTAACTTATTTATCACCAGATTTTTCATACTAAAATTGGACAACATTAAAACGATTCGGTATCTTTTTGTCTGGCAACACGTTTTCTGGAGGAGGGCGGTAAATGCTGTTACTCTTGTGGGATACGATTCACGTGCGCTCCGTGGATTACTCTTGCTGTGAAGACCCATAACTCATCCAGGTCAACACAAACCTCAGACATCACAGGACACCTATCTGGACCATAGAGGTATATATATGTACTATATATACCATCAGCCATGCCCTAGCAACAGCAGTGTGGTATGGGATGCTACTAAAACTCGCCGCAGGCTAGAAACTAGTCGACTCAACGGAACAACCCAACCACTAAGCACTGGCagattggtagcaatccagaatacaCACAGATTCATCCCAGTCGAACCAATCTTGCCGCAACAAAGGTTCCCCTCCTTTGCAATCTACAACCCAATTACCCAAAACCTCACCCCGCGCGAACCCTAGGAATCTTCAGCGGCGGCTACAGACGAAGCAGAGAGCGGAAACCCACACCCCCTTCGCCCATCATCTAGAGATTTGCCTCCCCGACTCGAGACGCGGCGAGAATCGATCCCGCGGAAGAGGGGACCCGGCTGCGTGGGGGTCCGAGCGACGCGTACCTCTGTCGTGAGAGGAGGACGGGAGGTACGAGCGGTAGGGATCCGCCATGGGGGCGGCGTGCGGCGGGAGCGAGGGGTCGGCGGAGGCgctgggcggcggccggcggcgagcgagCGAGCGGGTTGGGTTTGGGTTTGGGTGGAGGTGGGGCGACTTGGGGGAGCCCTGGACTGTCTGTTGGTGCGACCGGTTTCGTCTTTGGTCTGGGCTTGTTCGTCTAATCAGGACACGGCCCAGATCTCAGCTTTTTTAAAACAACGGCCCAGTTCTTTCCGTGGGAACGCGTGGGCATTCAGAATATTTTGTAAAGGAAAACATTCATATTTGGGGATCACCCCCTAACCAGTGATGTATTACACCAAAAAAAATTTCATCCTTTCCAAAGACTTCGTACTTTTATGTGTTGTAAAAGGGAAAAAGAGATGGTGTACATATGTGGTATGATCCTTGCTCATGGTATGACAAAATTCTCTTCGACTGGTTGTGCCAAAGAAACATGTATATTCAACGTCCCCT
This portion of the Triticum dicoccoides isolate Atlit2015 ecotype Zavitan chromosome 7A, WEW_v2.0, whole genome shotgun sequence genome encodes:
- the LOC119333087 gene encoding uncharacterized protein LOC119333087, with translation MGPRTLSQPSVLQASWMLVTRTSPDQRRNRSHQQTVQGSPKSPHLHPNPNPTRSLARRRPPPSASADPSLPPHAAPMADPYRSYLPSSSHDRVPLGGYPGYVPHEESSYYASKMAALRGVPNIPRVDVPLQSRAYGLDVPAGVSHPAYGLDVPAGVSHPAYGLDVPAGVSHPAYGLDVPAGVSHPALVGLGALPAGARPRGPSPLEDPALVQRSSSLGKSVSVSEVERPKPLLIVDRPSEDESNILFVDGLPTDCTRREVAHLFRPFVGFKDLRLVHKEPRRSGDKAYAMCFVEFSDAKCAGTAMEALQEYRFDERKADGPFLKIQFARFPFRPPPSHEDRKRPSAR